GGTCAGCCTGAAAAGCCAGGCCGAAAGCGCGTTGAAGGAGTTTGAGGACCATATTATGGGCCTGCCCGAAGTTCGGGAATGCCATATGCTCAACGGCGAAATCGACTTTATCCTCAAAATCGTATCACATGATCTTCAGAGTTTTCAGGAGTTTCTTACATCGCGACTGACACCAGCGCCCAATGTCGCCAGTGTAAAAACGTCGCTAACCATCCGCACCGCGAAAAACCTGCCCGGCGTACCGCTCGAAACCGGATAACCGCAGCGCTGGCGCGTCATATCCGATAGACAATAGGAAAAGCCGGAGAAGGCAAAGGCCCCTCTCCGGCTTTTTAAACGATTGCTGCGCGATTGCCTTGCGGCTTAGCTGCCTTGCTGGTCGATCCAGATCATCCAGAAATCGGCCAGCGGTTTGCGCACATCATTGACCTTGGCAAAGCTGTCCTTGGCTGCCGCGTAATTGCCCTGCATTGCATTGGCGATGCCCAACCGGGTGTTGACCAGATCCGCGTCAGCACCGGGTTTTCCCAG
Above is a genomic segment from Pseudomonadota bacterium containing:
- a CDS encoding Lrp/AsnC family transcriptional regulator, which translates into the protein MANLDEIDRKLLAELQAQGRITNVELAERVGLTAPPCLRRVRALEEAKIINGYHADVNPAALGFAITVFAMVSLKSQAESALKEFEDHIMGLPEVRECHMLNGEIDFILKIVSHDLQSFQEFLTSRLTPAPNVASVKTSLTIRTAKNLPGVPLETG